From Watersipora subatra chromosome 8, tzWatSuba1.1, whole genome shotgun sequence, a single genomic window includes:
- the LOC137402279 gene encoding uncharacterized protein: MPPDNLQSYDLGTDKTICDVCLKKSSPRQKAISYCTYCCKKFCPAHLECHDEMLEEHHKITILEYLTQQQKAKVSSCPKHKDQQFVLGCKVCYVLSCLECVPDLPSCDTGSTHFLLPLDNLASALLTGTISAESSARDEQFEALFKHISKMVSDYDSQTENMLKMIQRKRDEQNSNYKISPTSSEEKLAEINSLKEQYDEIEKKVLQNRQKSKVQITDFLEDVVLDKWRSLRNHREMLETKIKHSPPDDIVRGFKAMKKQMDNFIVEELPKLEVGEQLQIRQTDEKREIELKIVSADDIVVNSNRRPVVTQPPQLLLFPPPKSITLLKSIELPAAPVSVCHHEGVTYVGLYNGTVSRIDSNYKLHDSFISTSGIVESISLHENRLYILSSSSLRTVSVHDLSGKVIKNWQHPYHEYCCSMLSVAAGNVVVADPPNQRLTIYSLTGITLRNVSCPLLSDNEVSICTGHGDDVIIADHETQKIFRFNITTGNVMWTFTHPDPAQGLVCYGAYILVAACESNIIYTLSYATGEKVLEMRGDGIGGFYNFIHSLSVTGNTLVVPQYWTREVLFYKLNEK, encoded by the exons ATGCCACCAGATAATCTTCAATCTTATGACTTGGGTACAGACAAGACAATCTGTGATGTTTGTCTAAAGAAGAGCTCACCAAGACAGAAAGCAATAAGCTATTGTACTTACTGCTGTAAGAAGTTCTGCCCTGCTCATTTAGAG TGTCATGATGAAATGCTAGAGGAGCATCACAAGATAACAATACTTGAGTACCTGACTcaacaacaaaaagctaaagtcaGCAGCTGCCCAAAGCATAAAGACCAACAATTTGTTCTTGGATGTAAAGTCTGCTATGTGCTCAGCTGCCTGGAGTGTGTTCCTGATTTACCATCCTGTGACACTG GTTCTACACATTTCTTGCTTCCATTAGACAACCTGGCATCAGCTCTTCTCACAGGCACGATATCTGCTGAGAGTTCAGCTAGGGATGAGCAGTTTGAAGCACTGTTTAAACACATATCCAAGATGGTCTCTGATTATGACAGCCAGACTGAAAATATGCTAAAGATGATTCAGAGGAAGAGAGATGAGCAG AACTCTAACTATAAGATATCCCCTACTTCAAGCGAAGAAAAGCTAGCTGAG ATAAACTCACTGAAGGAGCAGTATGATGAAATAGAGAAGAAGGTGCTTCAGAACAGACAGAAGTCTAAAGTACAGATTACTGACTTTCTGGAGGATGTTGTTCTTGACAAGTGGAGAAGTCTCAGGAATCACAGAGAAATGTTGGAGACTAAAATCAAACATTCTCCACCA gatgacattgtgagaggattcaagGCGATGAAGAAACAAATggacaattttattgttgagGAGTTGCCGAAGCTGGAAGTGggagaacaactccaaataaggCAAACGG ATGAAAAGCGTGAGATTGAGTTGAAGATTGTTTCAGCTGATGACATAGTAGTTAACAGTAACCGTCGCCCTGTAGTTACTCAACCACCACAACTTCTTTTATTCCCTCCTCCAAAGTCTATAACTCTTCTCAAATCTATAGAGCTACCAGCAGCTCCTGTATCAGTATGTCATCATGAAGGAGTTACATATGTAGGATtgtataatggtacagtcagTAGAATTGATAGCAACTACAAGCTGCATGACTCATTCATCTCTACTTCTGGTATTGTTGAGTCCATCAGCCTCCATGAGAACAGACTATACATATTGTCAAGTAGTTCGCTTCGCACAGTAAGTGTCCATGATCTGTCAGGAAAAGTGATCAAAAATTGGCAGCACCCTTATCATGAATATTGTTGTAGTATGCTGAGTGTagcagcaggtaatgtagtggttGCTGATCCTCCTAACCAGAGACTAACTATTTATTCTCTCACTGGTATAACTCTGCGTAATGTCAGCTGCCCTCTTTTGAGTGATAACGAGGTCTCGATATGCACTGGACACggtgatgatgtcatcatagcTGACCATGAGACACAGAAAATCTTCAGATTTAACATCACCACTGGGAATGTCATGTGGACTTTCACCCATCCTGATCCTGCACAAGGTCTGGTGTGCTACGGAGCCTACATACTGGTAGCTGCATGCGAGAGTAATATAATCTACACACTCAGCTATGCTACAG GTGAGAAAGTATTAGAGATGAGAGGTGATGGTATTGGTGGTTTCTACAACTTTATCCATAGCCTGAGTGTTACTGGTAACACCTTGGTTGTACCTCAGTATTGGACTCGCGAGGTGCTCTTCTATAAACTGAATGAGAAATAA
- the LOC137402280 gene encoding general transcription factor II-I repeat domain-containing protein 2-like — protein sequence MVKRKIDSRTFQDRWEANYLFMTIKDKPVCLVCGASVAVIKEYNIRRHYETKHCEKYKDLDLKQKLQKVEEMKRSLACRQTLFTKAKSKSEAAVKASFIVAAEIAKSARPFSEGEFVKKCMVKVCDIVCPDKKQEFLNMSLSRNTVAEHVCELSTNLHEQLIKKGKDFIAYSLAVDESSDTSDTTQLSIFIRGVDSSLCVTEELLGLKSIHGTTTGKDIFEEVSKCMTEMSLPWDKLVGLTTDGAPAMCGQKSGLVGRIQEKMREENAGKLTVYHCIIQQEALCGKALQMEHVMSSIKGVVNFIRAKGLNHRQFKSFLEELDSEYRDVPYHTEVRWLSRGKVLNRCFELREEICQFMENKGKDTTELRDEKFLCELAFLSDIVSHLNVLNLQLQGRGHVITDMYAAVRAFKTKLHLWKTQMVQGNFGHFPCCQTMAAKMSPAVLPSAQFAEKINALSAEFSQRFADFEAQKGRFELLSNPFAIDVESAPISLQMELIELQCNDMLKSKYDSVGAAQFPCFLPDTMPQLRTQVAQMPSMFGSTYLCEQLFSMMKVNKTPHRSRLTDEHLHSVLRLSSAQSLTPDFDELASKKRCQVSGLDQCVE from the coding sequence ATGGTCAAACGAAAGATAGACAGCAGGACCTTCCAAGACAGGTGGGAGGCAAATTATTTGTTCATGACTATAAAGGACAAACCTGTTTGTCTTGTGTGCGGAGCTAGCGTGGCTGTAATAAAAGAATATAACATAAGAAGACACTATGAAACGAAACATTGTGAAAAGTACAAGGACCTGGACCTAAAGCAGAAGCTGCAAAAGGTGGAGGAGATGAAAAGAAGTCTGGCTTGCAGGCAGACCTTGTTCACGAAAGCAAAATCAAAAAGTGAAGCTGCTGTAAAGGCCAGCTTTATTGTGGCAGCAGAGATCGCAAAATCAGCCCGGCCCTTCAGTGAGGGAGAGTTTGTCAAAAAGTGCATGGTCAAAGTTTGCGACATCGTGTGCCCAGATAAGAAGCAAGAATTTTTAAACATGAGCCTGAGCAGAAATACCGTGGCTGAGCACGTGTGTGAGCTTTCCACTAATCTACATGAACAACTAATAAAAAAGGGAAAAGATTTTATTGCATACTCCCTTGCTGTGGATGAGAGCAGCGACACGTCTGATACTACCCAGCTGTCAATCTTCATCCGTGGAGTAGACTCGAGCCTGTGCGTCACAGAGGAACTTTTaggattaaaatcaatacatGGAACGACCACAGGAAAAGATATCTTTGAAGAAGTATCCAAATGTATGACTGAAATGAGCCTGCCTTGGGATAAACTTGTGGGACTGACAACAGATGGTGCGCCCGCAATGTGCGGTCAAAAGAGTGGATTGGTCGGCAGGATTCAGGAGAAGATGCGGGAGGAAAATGCAGGTAAGCTTACAGTTTATCACTGTATCATTCAACAGGAAGCGCTCTGTGGCAAAGCTCTGCAAATGGAACATGTTATGAGCTCTATAAAAGGAGTGGTCAACTTCATAAGAGCCAAGGGTTTGAATCACCGGCAGTTCAAGTCTTTTCTGGAGGAGTTAGATTCAGAATACAGAGATGTGCCTTATCACACAGAGGTGAGATGGCTAAGCAGAGGGAAAGTACTGAACAGATGTTTTGAGCTGCGCGAGGAAATCTGTCAGTTTATGGAGAACAAAGGGAAGGACACAACAGAGCTGAGAGATGAAAAGTTTCTGTGTGAGCTGGCATTTCTCTCTGACATTGTGAGCCATCTCAATGTGCTTAACCTGCAGCTTCAGGGACGGGGCCACGTCATCACAGACATGTACGCAGCTGTGAGGGCCTTCAAAACTAAGTTGCATCTGTGGAAGACACAGATGGTGCAAGGAAACTTTGGTCATTTTCCGTGCTGCCAAACCATGGCAGCGAAAATGTCTCCTGCCGTGCTGCCTAGCGCACAGTTCGCTGAAAAAATCAACGCGCTCAGCGCCGAGTTTTCCCAGCGATTTGCCGACTTCGAGGCTCAGAAAGGGAGATTTGAACTGCTCAGTAACCCGTTTGCGATCGATGTGGAAAGCGCACCAATCAGCCTCCAAATGGAGCTAATTGAACTCCAATGTAATGACATGCTCAAATCAAAATATGACTCTGTTGGTGCTGCGCAGTTTCCATGTTTCCTCCCCGACACAATGCCTCAATTACGCACCCAAGTTGCTCAGATGCCCTCAATGTTCGGCAGCACATATCTATGTGAGCAACTGTTCTCTATGATGAAGGTGAACAAAACACCTCACAGAAGTCGACTCACTGATGAGCACCTTCACTCCGTCCTGAGGCTTTCCTCAGCTCAGAGCCTGACTCCAGACTTTGACGAACTTGCATCTAAGAAAAGATGCCAGGTATCTGGCTTAGACCAATGTGTAGAGTAA